CTATAGTAGCAAGAAACTAAACAACTGCAACAGCCAAAGTGGTCAGGAGAACTGTGGCAGATTTTTCATGATGCTTGGAAAAATTTACCAGAtaatttctttataaaactgcatGAGTGTACGTCGTAGAACTGATGCAGTTTTAAATGCATAGTTTGGTCACAACATATATCAACTTGCTTTAAGCtgcttacatttatttttataactgtTAACTTCTCTGTTAACAGTTATATATGTAGAAAACTTTCATTTTGTTATTCTTGAAAGTATCTTTACACAATGTCTTTATGTGTgccaagacttttgcacagtccTGTATGTTTGACACCCCTGAAATACATACTTTTCTCTAGCTCCCCAAACTGCTCTAACGAATAAATGCATTATACTCATTACAGAAACAGAACTTGTGAAATAttgaagtattttattcattcataattaatagggaaaacacacaaacaaacaagaaacgTAGTTAAGTTTAATAAACTGGGCAGTAGCAGTGTAGCTTCAGTTCTGCATAATGTAAACTATGCTTGAAACAgttcttgtttatttgtttatttttaaaatgtcattatatGGCATAcaaaaaatggaggaaaaaaataaacttttgaGCATAGTTGACAATCTTTATGGTTTTCttaatttttctatttttttcaattaaaaaaatttcttAAGCTTAATCTGCTAGCTTCAGCAAATAAACAgcgaataaaatataaatgtgcattattattattattattactactattgtTGTTACAGAAATATGTAATGTATAAGGTTATGTTCATTGTAGAGGTCATTAAAATTTACTCACAAACGTCTGCAAATTGCATTatataaaacatgatttatGATCGCAGAGttgatttaaaatgtgaaaatattattTGCAGTCTTTCAAGCAATAAacaatggaataaaaaaaacatttttaagacattaataataataaccattaaataataataaacattcacAGCTAATAAATTGCATACAGTATGCTCCGTGTTATCCACAGGTAAGGACACTCGGAACAATAGAGTATATTACCTATAGTGCAAGGCGATCCTAGTAAGTAATCTTACGGGGTGAAGAAAAGTGCCTCAGAACCATCCAAGTATGCCTGAAGTTAACAAATACAATGACAATTTCACAATTTTccacttcaaataaatattgtatgatattttatagttttaaacatttacattttcatgtttAAACGTGCTCAATTGTAAGAAAATAGATTTAACCGTCACACATGGTGGTGTACCTCAATACATTATATTACGTGaagaatatttaataataaatcagtaaattaCTCTCTCTACACTACTGTGAATATAGTTTTGTAGTAAATGCACCAGTTATAAGAACCGTTTTGTTCTGTTATAACCTGTTCCTGAGACTGACAATGACTTTgatgtgtttataaaaaaaaatttttaacttTAGTATTTTGACTTAAATTGGGTGGAAGACTGGCCACTTTTTACACAAAGGGCAGATTTATTGATGCTTGCACTGTCAAATACATGACTGATGTGTGTGAATTTAATAAACAGATGCATGCTATTAAAAGCTGTCTAATATAAAACCACGTTGGATATAAaatcactgattttttttttttttttttgcttttgcctTTATTCCATTAAATATATGATTTGTCCAACGTGACATGCCGTCACTTCAAAATTTATAGAAATactgttttaatatttattttgtaatatccAATATATCCTTGTTTCCTGGTGGAAGGTGTATGTGGGTGTGCAGGTGggagaatgaataaaagatagtGAAGGAATGGGACATGGAGTATTTCACCTTACTACTCTAGGGAGAAAATAACCTCATTGTGGTTTATAACAATGACTTTTAaagatatgtttatgtttatgcttATTAGATCAATTGAGCTGATCATATAAAGTagggaaaatctttttttttttttttttttttctgtctcaaaGTGTAAAATGCGGAGTGGAGATCACTGTAATGAAGAAattattcagatttttaaagGCTGAGAGTAAATATTTACTTTGTCTTTGTATGCGGTACTTAATGTGCATGAAAGCCTTTTGCTTATTTCAGGTCATAAATGGCTCTTGTTGTTTCTAAATTGATTTGGATCCCTGAAGAAACCAAAATGCGAACATATTACATGCCAAATTGTATGAACTGTTATGAATTATTAGAGAGATTAAGAAATAGTAGAACAATAGGAGTCCCAAAGCATAGTAGTACAATTCCTTCATTTAATTTCAGACACAAAGGCTTGCATTAAAAAGGGTTTATGTTGCTCCAGGCATTTGTTAATTAGGGCAAAGTGAGGCTGTATTCATTTGTATGCACGTCTCTAGTGGATTGCCCTCTAAACTGGCAATACACGCCATCATAGTAGCTACAGCAGCTCTGTTTAGTGCTTCCTTTAATAAATCTGCCCCATGTGGGTATCATTATGGGCCTTCTCGTTTAGAACTTAGACTAGCCTTTAGACTGACTCTCTTCTGCTCTTCTCTGGTGCTTGTAAGAAGATGTAAGAAGTTTAAATGAAACCTATAGCGTGAGCTCTATGGGTTAGCACCAGTTTTGCCGGCCTCCTGTCCACTAAAATTCCACCATTGCAACTTTCTCTGTAGGGGAAGACACTGACACACTGGCCCCGCCTTCTGTCCGGGAGGACTGGGTGGGGCCGGAAGCTCCCTTTCTAGCGAATCCACTGGCAATGTCCTCAAAGGTCCGGCCTTTGGTCTCAGGAACCCAGAAGTAGGTAAACAGGAAGAACAATACAAGGAGGACGAGGAAAATGATGAAGACATATGGTCCACACAGGCGCTGGAGAGAaagtcattttaacacttttatttTGCCTTGTTTCTTCACACATAATTACAAGACTGTACTTgtgaagaaaatataaaatttgaAGAAATTATTCTTCATGCTTAATGAGAAATGCATGTTGGAAAATATTTTTCGTTTTGTCCCATGTTTAGTAAGTCCCATGTTAAGTAATAATTGTAAAAtaggtaggtttgtaacaaacaaaaaggaaagTGTTCTTACCAGCAGGAGCGGGAAGCACAGACCCACCAGAAAGTTAGCCGTCCAGTTGGAGCAACCGCCCACAGCGACAGCAGCTGGTCGTGCACCTTGAGCAAAGAGTTCTGTTGCTATGAACCATGGGATTGGCCCTGGTCCAATCTCAAAAGTTGCCACAAACCCAAAAACAGCCACGATGGCCACGTAGCTTGCCGGTGGAATTTTACTCTGCCAaaggaaaaaagtgaaaaaacaaTTTTAGTCGTCAGATGTCATGCTGAATACTTTGTAGTAGTAAGACAAGGGGACTTCTTAAGTCATGAACAGTTTTGCTACTGATCTGAGAGGCTTCATTGGTTTTAATAAATTGTGAGGAATCTCTGCTTGTAAAACATGACTGTATATTAACATTCCAGATCACAAATCtatattaaatatactgtatccACTCCAGTTCCACAGAACAGAGCAGAAACAGTGTGTTGCATGGACAACACCAGAACTGATCCTTTTAACAGATATGCACCAACACAGATTTTGAACAGCCAAGAGTAATAAAGAAATTTGTTACATTTGGCCATAAACAGGTGCAAGTTTTGgttattttaaatgttacttttaatatctgGCCCAAATATGGCAGAGACCCAGTTCAGACGTGGTGTAAGATCAATTCAGCAATGACCTCAATGCCACATTCtacataattattcattaaactAAAGCAAACTGTCACAgaattataaaataatgaaaatatgaCTTTTGTCACTGCACCATTTTTTGTCAagtcattttattaaacaagCAAACATAAAACCACAAACGTTTTTAAAagtataataatgatttaagaGCAGGATTTAGGCATAAACCCTTCCTATTATTCATCACTGCTGTGGTTATTAGCTGAATGGTAATGTTCATGAGCTTGGTGAAGGTACACGCCCAGTTTGATGCCAGGTTAAACCACCTGATGACATATTTGTTGTTGTCTTCACTGGTAGCTTAGAAGGCAACTGGTTCTTGCTTCTATAGACCTAATCAGAATTTTGTACACAGTAGATGATCTTTGCAGTTATCCcttgtatatatttgtattcgGACAATGGCTAGTTTTTAATAGTGGTGAATACAAATGTAACAGACTGAACAGAAACATTTATGATAATGGGGAATAAAATCTGTAACTAAATAATATACAGTTTGTGCTTTTGATCATTTTCTcaaatgtttataatatgttATGATATTAATCTACTGACTGAATGATGGTCATCAAGCACAAACATGCCTGGTATCAGGGATGATATCTAGGGTTGTAGGTCTTAATTAGTATAAAACTATTGGTTGAACATGTTAGGGCAGGACTGAAAGTATGTTATGGTGGGTTTCAAAGTTGGTAATAGGTGATTTTTCTATGTGAACACTAACCCCATCTGGTGTTGCCTCCATGGTTCTATTGCAGTCAAGCGGGACTGGAGCTCCAGAAAGATTCTCTTCTTGTTGTCCACATGGGTCCTTATTACGGTCATCAAAAGGTACAATGATGACAAAAAGGCAGTATTAGCTAACATTATAACTGTACGTAATGGAGCAAATGTTTCACTGGAGCAAAAGTGTCATTAATTATAAACTCTTCTTCTATTAACTGAACCATTCAAATAGGTCATCCAACCAAATGGTTAAAATGCTGagcaaaatataatatattttaatacaaaataaaatgtaaatcaccTCCAAATCACTTGAGGGCATTACTGTAAATTAACAAACATCTGTATGTCTGTAGACTATTTGTTGTTCTAAGTTGTTACTAACTTTcttaataaaatgtgaaaaaaccctaattaacaaacaaacatatatatatatatatatatatatatatatatatatatatatatatatatatatatatatccaaatgtaaaaaatgttggacattttattattacttcaGCCATACTGTTTCAGTCCCATAGTACATTTTAATCAAGGGCAatccatttactttttaatataaataatatttaaacagaATGAAAATTCATATATCTTGCAATTTtactaaaagagagagaagaatctGGATATAATTATGTCTAAATAATGTATGCCAGAAAgggtttacagaaaaaaattgaTTTCTGTAGTAGATAgttaaaatgagaaatatgCTTGCGTTAATGTCTGACAAATGAGCAGAAAATGTGTAAGCAGTGTACAATGCAAAGTAAATGTTAGCTTTCACTCACCACCAATAACTGAAGAGCGATGGTAATGACAAGAGCACAAACGGCCATTCCACCCAATCCAATCATCTGAAGTGTCCTTCGTCCTGCCCTCTCCACCAGAAAGAGCTGATGCCCAACAGCAGAGTTAAGAGAGAAGGTCAGGATATTTCTGTGTATTTTGCTAAATTGTGACAATTATGATATTTGACACGTATATAcggtatatacagtatttagtaataatacattataaGGAAACGTAACATGCCGCAACAGACAGCACCTTGATCATGCAGAATTGTTTATATAGGACAAAAAACAAATGGTGCACATAATGGTTTTACAGAGGCTGTCAGCAAGGCCGATGTCATAACGTCAAACAgatcaaataaacaaagaacAGAAACTGTGGCAAGGAAATGAAAGATTGGAGAACTGAATCAGAGACAGGAGGAATAGTGTTTAGAGCCAACACTGCATAATACAACTGTCTTGTTACCTTGAGgcatcattttcatttgaagGTTTAAGCCTGTGATAGTGTATCATTATATAAGCTAACAAAGGTGTCATGCACTTACAGAGACCACGGTGAAGATAGTGTTGACTATTCCCGCTCCGATAGTGGCGTATGTTGGCTCGGTGATACCTGCCTTCGTGAAGATTTCTGTAGAGTAATAAAATAcctggagaaaaacaaacagacaaacattaGAGATAAGCTAATGAAGAAAAGGAAGTGGTGGAGGGAAGTTGCACTTCTTTCTTGCATTTTCAACATATTGGCAATTCTTTGGTATCTTGGATAGAACCAAGTTCTAAGCAGGACCCAGCAGGTTATGTTTAAAGAGTGCATATGGTACCTCCCATACCCCTAATGTCATTAGCATCTTGACTGGCATTTTAGATAGAAGAACAAATTTTAGAACAATATGAGTAACTACACTGACGATCTGTACTGCTGATGCTTGATTACGTAAACTCACGGCATTGATTCCAGACAGCTGCTGAGAGAGGTTCATGACGATGGCGATGATGATAGGCTGCCGGAAAAATGGGTTGCGGAACAGCTCCAGgatggaaacttttttttccatggCCATCTTATTGGCTTCCTCTTTCATCTCCCGAACATCATCCTCAATATCGGCATTTCCACAAAGACGCACCAACACTgagatatatacataaatattaagAAAATAGTGAAAACAAGCTGTGCTAGTCTCATTTTGACGAATAGCCTGCCATGTTCTATGTACTACTTAGCAATGGATGTGCCACTGACCCAATCCATATCCTTTCATTTTCTAGTAAGAAAATTGTTTGTTGTAAGATTTCTTTTACTTAGtaatctatatatctatatctacacatacatacagaaatAGACACACAAAACCATTCCTATTGTTTGGGATCCTCCTGAGAGCCGGTTACTGGGCTACTGTCTGATCTGCGTTTGGCATGTTCTCCAAAtgtctatgtgggtttcctctgaatTCTGTGGTTtcatcccacctcccaaaaacatgtcagtagaGAGATTGGCTACATTAATTGCCCCTAGGTGCAAATGGGTCAGTGTGATgcactggcatcccatccagtgtATTCCCaactcacacccagtgttctcaatataggctctggatccatcatgaccctaaccaggataaagctgcTACTAAAGATCAATGAATGAACCTAAAGTTTAATGTAGTATAATCATTTTTAGCATCATCCATATACAGTAACAGCATAAGAATCTGTAGGTGATCTCTAATGGTGAGAGGAGACTCCTCTTACCTTCGCGAGCCTTGTCCTCCTGCTGCAGGTTGATGAACAGGTATCTGGGACTCTCTGAGCAAAACAGCAGCATGATGCTCTGCAGTACTGCAGGCAACACCGTCAGTCCCAGCAGCAGTGGCCAAAGATCTTGAGAACCTAGCAAGCTGTCCAAACCTAGGATCTGTCACAATAACCGTGTTAGTGTAGAATTAGTACTGTAAAGTTTAGAGAATTAAATAGTAACATTATGAAAGATCATAACTTtacagtataatacagtatCATTCCAGTGAAGTAATAGCATTTGCACAAACAAGGTAACATAGTTCTAGGTGAGCATGTAGGAAAACGTCTGTAATGCTGCTTTGCTTGGAAGGACATTTCACCTGAGCTATGAGTATGCCAACAACAACGCCTAACTGGTGAAGGGTGCCAAACGCTCCTCTCAGTGCTGTTGGTGCGATTTCCCCCACATACATTGGTGTCAGTCCTGTATAGAAACCGCAGAAGATGCCAATGACCAAGCGGCCAAGAATCACCATCTCATACGATCGGGACAAGTTGGACAAGCCCATCAGTCCACCCCCGATCAGAGCCAAGATATTGCACAGGAGCATAGATTTACGTCTGTGTAAAAAAGAGGAAAGGGGGGAAATGACTGGGTAGTTCAATGGATTAAAAATACATGCAAACATACAGTgctttgaaaaagtatttc
This genomic window from Ictalurus punctatus breed USDA103 chromosome 1, Coco_2.0, whole genome shotgun sequence contains:
- the slc2a3b gene encoding solute carrier family 2, facilitated glucose transporter member 1, with protein sequence MEKMGDGNKRKVTGHLLFCVSTAVIGSLQFGYNTGVINAPYLKIQAFFRNASLERYGQAMEVSTITTLWGFAVAIFSVGGMVGALSVGALVNKFGRRKSMLLCNILALIGGGLMGLSNLSRSYEMVILGRLVIGIFCGFYTGLTPMYVGEIAPTALRGAFGTLHQLGVVVGILIAQILGLDSLLGSQDLWPLLLGLTVLPAVLQSIMLLFCSESPRYLFINLQQEDKAREVLVRLCGNADIEDDVREMKEEANKMAMEKKVSILELFRNPFFRQPIIIAIVMNLSQQLSGINAVFYYSTEIFTKAGITEPTYATIGAGIVNTIFTVVSLFLVERAGRRTLQMIGLGGMAVCALVITIALQLLVDPCGQQEENLSGAPVPLDCNRTMEATPDGSKIPPASYVAIVAVFGFVATFEIGPGPIPWFIATELFAQGARPAAVAVGGCSNWTANFLVGLCFPLLLRLCGPYVFIIFLVLLVLFFLFTYFWVPETKGRTFEDIASGFARKGASGPTQSSRTEGGASVSVSSPTEKVAMVEF